The Francisella hispaniensis FSC454 genome includes the window AATCTCTGTAGTGTATTTCTTGCTAGGGTTATCAATACACTGAAATATAGCATTATGCTCACTATCGACAGGTATCAATTGAGCATTATTTTTCATAACTTCATCTACTAGCAAGTGCCCCGCTGTTACTAAAGATTCCTTATTTGCAAGTAGAATTTTCTTACCTGCTTTGGCAGCTGCAAAAGTTGGTTTTAACCCTGCTATACCAACTATAGCAGACATAACAATATCAACCTCGGCTAAGCTAGATACTTTTTTAAGCCCACTTTCGCCAACCAAAACCTCAACACCAGTAACTAATGATTGTAACTTTTGTTTCTGAACCAAATTTGGAACTACCGCAAACTTAGGTTTAAACTCTTGGCATAGGTTTGCTAGTTTTTCAATATTACTAAATGCTGTTAATGCAAAAACCTCAAAATCATTACTATCTCTAATTACTGCCAAAGTGCTATCACCAATAGATCCTGTAGCCCCCAGTATAGTAACCTTAGTTTTATTAGACATGTCGACTATTCACTCTGCATAGTATCATCAGAAGACTCTATATCTTCACCATTATCAACATCATCCTGCTTAACTACTTTTAAGCTAATAAGCTTTTCATTATTTCTTAGATTAATTAATCTAACTCCTTGAGCAGAGCGTCCACATTCTCTAACCTCATCAGAGGATGTTCTCACCAAAGTACCATTATCAGTGATCATGACAATATCTTCATCATTCTCAACTAGAACAGCTACTACAACTTTACCATTTCTTTCAGAGGTTGATATAGCTATCACACCTTGACTTGCTCGTTTAGTCTTACGATATTCTGAAACCGCAGTACGCTTACCATATCCATTCTCTGTTGCAGCTAAAACAACTCCCTCATCAGGGTTCGTCACTAGCATTGAAACTATCTTTTGATCAGGATGAATACGCATTCCAGTTACTCCAGCTGCTGAACGACCCATTGCTCTGACATCAGATTCATCAAAACGGATTGCCTTACCCGCATCAGAAAACATCATGATCTGCTTATTTCCATCTGTAAGAGCAACATAAGATAACTCATCACCATCATTTAAACCAATAGCTATCTTGCCTGTAGAGCGTGGTCTAGCAAACTCAGACAGATCAACTTTCTTGACTCTACCAAGTCTAGTCGCCATAAACACATACCAACCTTCATTAAATTGAGAAATTGGCATCATCGCAGTTATTCTTTCATCTTTCTCTAGTGGCAAAATATTATTAATTGGTCTACCTTTAGAAATTCTACTTGCGACTGGAAAATCATAAACTTTTGACCAGTAAACTCGACCTAAACTTGAAAAACACAACATTGTATCATGAGTCGAAGCAAGCATTAGTTTAAATATACTATCTTCCTCTTTAGTTTTGGTTGCAGATTTACCTACTCCACCTCGTTTTTGTGCATTATACATACTTAGAGGTTGTGTTTTAACATAGCCATCCATAGATAGAGTTACAACCATATTCTCTTCTGCAATAAGATCTTCTCTAGTTAGATCTAATCTTGACTCTATAATCTCTGATTTTCTCTCATCACCATAATTATCTCTAATTTCAACAAGTTCTTCTTTAACAACTCGTATCAACTCATTCACATCACTTAAAATACCTATCAGATACTTAATTCTCTCAATAAGTTCTTTGAATTCATTAGTTATTTTGTCTTGTTCTAAACCTGTTAGTCTATGTAGTCTTAAAGCAAGGATTGCTTCGGCTTGCTCCTCTGTTAGATTATAAGAACTATCAGACTGAATACCATAATGAGATGCTAATGTTTCTTTACGATACATTTTAACATCTACACCTTCTAACATACTCTTGACCATAGAGCCATTCCATGACCTAGCAAGCATAGATTCTTTTGCATCAGCCGGTGATGGTGATGCTTTAATTAATTCAATCATCTCATCAATATTAGCTAACGAAAGCAGTAAGCCCTCTAAAATATGCGCTCGCTCTTTTGACTTTCTTAGCTCAAAAATTGTTCTTCTCGTTACAACTTCCTTTCTATGTTTGATAAACTGCTCTAAAATTTCTTTAAGATTCAATAACTTAGGTCTATTGTCACTAAGAGCAACCATATTAATCCCGAAACTACATTGTAATTGTGTTTGAGCATATAATGTATTTAATACAACTTCAGGCGACTCATCTCTCTTAAGATCGATTACAACTCGAATTCCATCTTTGTCAGACTCATCTCTTAACTCAGATATCCCTGTTACTTTTTTATCTTTTACAAGCTCGGCAATCTTTTCAACAAGCTTTGCTTTGTTTAATTGGTAAGGTATTTCTGTGACTACTATCTGTGCTTTACCAGATGCTTCATCTTCATGGATATCTGCCTTTGCACGCATAATCACGCGACCACGACCAGTTTTATAAGCCTCTAAGATACCATCTGTACCATTAATGTATGAGCCCGTAGGGAAATCTGGAGCTGGGATATAGTGGATTAAATCTTCTATTGTAAGTTCTGAGTTATCGATAAGAGCTATAGTTCCATTAATAACTTCAGTCATATTATGTGGCGGAATATTTGTCGCCATACCAACAGCAATACCAGATGAACCATTTACCAAAAGATTTGGAACTCTTGTCGGTAAAACATCAGGAACTAGTTCGGTGTTATCATAGTTAGGTGAAAAGTCTACAGTTTCTTTATCAATATCAATTAAAAGCTCATGCGTAAGCTTCTGCATTCTAATCTCAGTATAACGCATTGCTGCTGGAGAATCGCCATCAACAGAACCAAAGTTACCTTGACCATCGACCAATGTATAGCGTAATGAAAATGGCTGCGCCATTCTAACAATGGTATCATACACTGCTGTATCGCCATGAGGGTGATATTTACCGATTACATCACCGACAACCCTTGCAGACTTTTTATATGGCCTGTTATAGTAATTAGATAACTCATTCATCGCAAAAAGTACACGACGGTGAACAGGTTTCAAACCATCTCGCACATCTGGTAAAGCACGACCGACAATTACACTCATCGCATAATCAAGATACGATTGTTTTAGTTCTTTTTCGATATTTATAGATGATGACTCTTTAGTGATTATAGACATTAGTTATCGCTTTTAATGAAGATAAAACATATAGCCAATATTTTAACATAATAGATAGCAAAAAGCACTCTTTAGCAATCTATTCAAAAACCTAGCAAAATCTAGCCTTCAAAAATAACTGTCCTAGCAAAATATAAACCTTACCTTATCAATTTTTAACAGCTGTTATTAATAACTGATAAGGAAAATCTTACAAGAAAATCTATAATCTGAAACCATCTATCTAAAAACCTATTTTTGAGTAAAACAAGGGAAAATAATGAAGAAACTTATTACTAGTTCGATAATCGCATCAATTATGTTGCCAGCTGCAACTTTTGCTGATAATAAACAATTAAGCCAAGGAGAGGTTGCCTATCATAACACCTTCCCTATCAGTCAGTCAGAGGCATATGATATTTTTATTACCAATACGGACTACGCAAATACAGTTATTATGTCAAATACCATAGCTGGTGTGATGTACGGCTATTTGATTAAGCAAAAATATCCAAAAATGAAGTTTAACAAAGACTATTTATATGGTTCGTTGATAGGACAATTAATGCAAGAGTCTGACATGTCTAGCCAAATAGCTCAAAACTTTGATCCAAATAATCCTGATCAACTGATTCATAACGACACATATGCAAATATATTACTACAAGCTGGACAAGGCGGTCCTTATCAGATTAACGACTATTCAAAAAGACTACCTTCAGCCGAAGCTAAAGGTGCCCTTGGTCTAGTAAACTACGATGCTGTAGCCGCAATACTGGGTTATTCAATACAAGATCAAGATGATGGCTCACAGACAAAAAAAATAGGTCCTGAAGCATTAGATAATGTCTATTCTGGACCGATGATAACTACTTTCTATCATTTTAATGATATCAACAGAATGAATGTTAACTCAACAAATGATTGGTATGTATATCATGTTCAATGGAACAAATGTTTAGAAAACTCTCAGAAAAATACAGCTGGTGGTTTAACATTCCCATTTGTAATGAATGTTGTTTACAATGCTGGTGACTATAGTCCAGTACTTAAGACATATTTAAATATCTGTGCTGAAGGTAGCAGTGATACTAAAGAGTATAAAAATATCAATAATTGGTTATTAGATACGATCAGCTATCAAACTAGAATTGGCTCTGAAAAACCTAATACTGGTGAAGCTACATATTACAGATATCCACGCCAAGTTTCTTTTTACATCAACCAAATATTCAATAACAATAATAAAAAGCTTGAAGACACAGGTATTACAGTAAATAATCAAGTTACTTTCTCTGTATCAAGACTAAAACAAGTATTTGATATGGTCATGCATAAATTATCTTATCGAGATAATAATGATGATCTTCACTTTATCAGTATAGAAGATGCTAACAAAGCTTTCGATCAAGCTATTAATCAAATAACAGCAACAGATGGACAAATACCACAAGAGTTAAGTTTCTCAAATACTCAAAAGACAACAAACCAGCAAAGGTTATTGATTTATAAAATAATTCAAACAGCGATAACCAAACTTGCTCAAAACAATGATATCGATTTCACTAAAACTTATGATGCAAGCAAACCAGGTCCAGAACCTGGACCTACTCCAACTCCATCTTATACTTATCCAGATGGTATTGGTAATTATGTAAATGGAACTGTAGTAAAAGCAGGAGATAGTGAATATAAATGTAAAGAGGCTAACTGGTGTAACAATCCTGCTTATACTCCATTAGGCAACTTCTCTGAGGCTGCCTGGGAAAACTTAAATCCTCAACCTAAACCAACACCAGTAGGCACATGGAGTTCAGATAAGGTTTATGTAGAAGGTGATACTGTAAAAATTGATGATATAACATATACAGCTAAATACTGGAATAAAAACAACAACCCAACACTAGCAGGTAATAATTGTCAATACGGTTGTCCTTGGTGGGATGGTTCAACCAAGTAAGCTCCAATCTATCTTCTGATCTTTCTTTTCAACCAAATACTTATTACAATCAACAAAATGATTACAGCCTAGAAAACCTCTATGTGCTGATAATGGCGATGGATGTGTAGACTCTAAAATCAAATGCTTTGAACTATTAATAAGAGCTTTTTTCTTACGTGCATGCGAACCCCAAAGCATAAACACAACATTGTGTTTATTTTCTGAAATTTTGCTAATTACAGTATCTGTAAAAGTCTC containing:
- a CDS encoding carbohydrate-binding protein produces the protein MNVNSTNDWYVYHVQWNKCLENSQKNTAGGLTFPFVMNVVYNAGDYSPVLKTYLNICAEGSSDTKEYKNINNWLLDTISYQTRIGSEKPNTGEATYYRYPRQVSFYINQIFNNNNKKLEDTGITVNNQVTFSVSRLKQVFDMVMHKLSYRDNNDDLHFISIEDANKAFDQAINQITATDGQIPQELSFSNTQKTTNQQRLLIYKIIQTAITKLAQNNDIDFTKTYDASKPGPEPGPTPTPSYTYPDGIGNYVNGTVVKAGDSEYKCKEANWCNNPAYTPLGNFSEAAWENLNPQPKPTPVGTWSSDKVYVEGDTVKIDDITYTAKYWNKNNNPTLAGNNCQYGCPWWDGSTK
- the gyrA gene encoding DNA gyrase subunit A is translated as MSIITKESSSINIEKELKQSYLDYAMSVIVGRALPDVRDGLKPVHRRVLFAMNELSNYYNRPYKKSARVVGDVIGKYHPHGDTAVYDTIVRMAQPFSLRYTLVDGQGNFGSVDGDSPAAMRYTEIRMQKLTHELLIDIDKETVDFSPNYDNTELVPDVLPTRVPNLLVNGSSGIAVGMATNIPPHNMTEVINGTIALIDNSELTIEDLIHYIPAPDFPTGSYINGTDGILEAYKTGRGRVIMRAKADIHEDEASGKAQIVVTEIPYQLNKAKLVEKIAELVKDKKVTGISELRDESDKDGIRVVIDLKRDESPEVVLNTLYAQTQLQCSFGINMVALSDNRPKLLNLKEILEQFIKHRKEVVTRRTIFELRKSKERAHILEGLLLSLANIDEMIELIKASPSPADAKESMLARSWNGSMVKSMLEGVDVKMYRKETLASHYGIQSDSSYNLTEEQAEAILALRLHRLTGLEQDKITNEFKELIERIKYLIGILSDVNELIRVVKEELVEIRDNYGDERKSEIIESRLDLTREDLIAEENMVVTLSMDGYVKTQPLSMYNAQKRGGVGKSATKTKEEDSIFKLMLASTHDTMLCFSSLGRVYWSKVYDFPVASRISKGRPINNILPLEKDERITAMMPISQFNEGWYVFMATRLGRVKKVDLSEFARPRSTGKIAIGLNDGDELSYVALTDGNKQIMMFSDAGKAIRFDESDVRAMGRSAAGVTGMRIHPDQKIVSMLVTNPDEGVVLAATENGYGKRTAVSEYRKTKRASQGVIAISTSERNGKVVVAVLVENDEDIVMITDNGTLVRTSSDEVRECGRSAQGVRLINLRNNEKLISLKVVKQDDVDNGEDIESSDDTMQSE